Proteins encoded in a region of the Chitinimonas sp. BJYL2 genome:
- the ybaL gene encoding YbaL family putative K(+) efflux transporter, giving the protein MPHAIPLITTIASALGLALIFGFLADKLRLPALVGYLLAGILIGPYTPGFVADMQIASELAEIGVMLLMFGVGLHFSLQDLMAVRRLAVPGAVLQISVATAMGAAVAWYWGWGLGGALVFGLALSVASTVVLLRALEAKGELDTLNGKLAVGWLVVEDLAMVLVLVLLPPLAGALGGKGAEAADGNVWLALGLTLLKVAVFIGLMLGLGKKVLPKLLWHVAKTGSRELFTLAVVAAAVSIAFGAAQLFGVSFALGAFFAGMVMRESEFSHRAAEESLPLRDAFAVLFFVSVGMLFDPRVLLDQPLQVLAVVAIIVVGKSIAAGALVLAFRYPLNTALTVSASLAQIGEFSFILAGLGVALGLLPTEGQSLILAGALISIAINPLTFAGIAPLTRWLRAKPGLMRALERDTDPLAELPMSTEQKYLAGQVVLVGYGRVGRRIGMALDEQGIPYVVAEQNRERVERLRARGIAAVSGDASDPAVLIQAHIAHASMLVIATPDTINVQRMLETARTLNSGIEVIVRTHSEDDAQLLSAAAIDRVFLGEETLATSMSQHVLARYGKTAAATVH; this is encoded by the coding sequence ATGCCCCATGCGATTCCGTTGATCACCACCATCGCATCGGCACTGGGCCTGGCCCTTATATTCGGTTTTCTGGCAGACAAGCTGCGACTGCCGGCTCTGGTGGGTTATCTGCTGGCCGGTATCCTTATCGGCCCTTACACGCCCGGCTTTGTGGCCGATATGCAGATCGCCTCGGAGCTCGCCGAAATCGGCGTGATGCTGCTGATGTTCGGTGTGGGCCTGCACTTTTCCCTGCAGGACTTGATGGCGGTACGGCGTCTGGCCGTGCCGGGTGCGGTATTGCAGATATCGGTCGCGACCGCGATGGGTGCTGCCGTAGCCTGGTACTGGGGCTGGGGTCTGGGCGGCGCGCTGGTATTCGGCCTGGCATTGTCAGTCGCCAGCACGGTGGTGCTGCTGCGCGCGCTGGAAGCCAAGGGCGAACTCGATACGCTCAACGGCAAGCTGGCCGTGGGTTGGCTGGTAGTCGAAGACCTGGCGATGGTGCTGGTGCTGGTGCTGCTGCCGCCGCTGGCGGGTGCCTTGGGCGGCAAAGGGGCAGAAGCTGCTGATGGCAATGTCTGGCTGGCGCTGGGGCTGACCTTGCTCAAGGTCGCGGTATTCATTGGCCTGATGCTGGGCTTGGGCAAGAAAGTGCTGCCCAAACTGCTCTGGCATGTGGCCAAGACCGGCTCGCGCGAGCTATTCACGCTGGCGGTGGTGGCGGCGGCCGTCAGCATTGCATTTGGGGCTGCCCAGCTGTTCGGCGTGTCGTTTGCGCTTGGTGCCTTCTTTGCCGGCATGGTGATGCGCGAGTCCGAATTCAGCCACCGCGCGGCCGAGGAATCCCTGCCCCTGCGCGATGCCTTTGCCGTGTTGTTCTTTGTGTCGGTGGGCATGCTGTTCGACCCCCGCGTCCTGCTTGACCAGCCCCTGCAGGTGCTGGCGGTGGTGGCCATCATCGTGGTGGGCAAGTCGATTGCCGCTGGCGCCCTGGTGCTGGCTTTCCGCTACCCGCTCAACACCGCGCTCACGGTATCGGCCAGCCTGGCTCAGATCGGCGAGTTCTCGTTCATCCTTGCCGGTCTTGGCGTGGCACTTGGCCTGCTGCCCACCGAGGGCCAGAGCCTGATCCTGGCCGGCGCACTGATTTCGATCGCGATCAATCCGCTGACCTTTGCCGGCATTGCACCGCTGACCCGCTGGCTGCGGGCCAAGCCCGGCTTGATGCGTGCGCTGGAACGCGATACCGACCCGCTGGCCGAGCTGCCGATGAGTACCGAGCAGAAGTATCTGGCCGGGCAGGTGGTGCTGGTGGGTTACGGACGGGTGGGCCGGCGTATCGGTATGGCGCTGGACGAGCAGGGCATCCCCTATGTGGTGGCCGAGCAGAACCGCGAACGTGTCGAGCGTCTCCGCGCCCGTGGCATCGCAGCCGTATCGGGCGACGCCTCCGACCCGGCCGTACTGATCCAGGCACATATTGCCCATGCGAGCATGCTGGTGATTGCCACGCCCGATACCATCAACGTGCAACGCATGCTGGAAACGGCGCGCACGCTCAATTCGGGCATCGAGGTCATCGTGCGCACACACAGTGAAGACGATGCCCAGCTGCTCAGCGCCGCCGCCATTGATCGTGTGTTCCTTGGCGAAGAGACCCTGGCTACCAGCATGAGCCAACATGTGCTGGCGCGCTACGGCAAGACGGCTGCCGCTACGGTGCATTGA
- the hemE gene encoding uroporphyrinogen decarboxylase: MTPLHNDTFLRALLRQPTDYTPLWLMRQAGRYLPEYRATRARAGNFMGLCTSPAMATEVTLQPLDRYPLDAAILFSDILTVPDAMGLGLYFAEGEGPKFERPLRDEAAIKALAVPDMHKLQYVFDVVSSIRTALNGRVPLIGFSGSPFTLACYMVEGAGSSDFARIKTLMYDRPELLHHILAINAEAVTTYLNEQIKAGAQAVQIFDSWGGALAYGKYQEFSLAYMQRIIDGLIREHDGRRVPVIVFTKGGGLWLEDIANTGCDAVGLDWTVDLADARRRVGAKVALQGNFDPVALMANPQAIESEVERLLASYGVGSGHVFNLGHGISQHTPPDHVTALVNAVHKHSRSYHTAV, from the coding sequence ATGACGCCGTTGCACAACGACACCTTCCTGCGCGCGCTGCTGCGCCAGCCGACCGATTACACCCCGCTGTGGCTGATGCGTCAGGCCGGCCGTTACCTGCCCGAATACCGCGCTACACGCGCCCGTGCCGGCAACTTCATGGGCCTGTGCACCTCGCCGGCCATGGCGACCGAAGTCACGCTGCAACCGCTGGATCGCTACCCGCTCGACGCGGCCATCCTGTTCTCCGACATCCTCACCGTGCCCGATGCCATGGGGCTGGGCCTCTACTTTGCCGAAGGTGAAGGCCCAAAGTTTGAGCGCCCCCTGCGTGATGAAGCCGCGATCAAGGCGCTGGCCGTGCCCGATATGCACAAGCTGCAATACGTGTTCGATGTCGTCTCCAGCATCCGCACGGCCCTCAATGGCCGTGTGCCGCTGATCGGCTTTTCGGGCAGCCCGTTCACGCTGGCCTGTTATATGGTCGAAGGCGCGGGTTCGAGCGACTTCGCGCGCATCAAGACCTTGATGTACGACCGTCCCGAACTCCTGCACCACATCCTCGCCATCAATGCCGAAGCCGTGACGACCTATCTGAACGAACAGATCAAGGCCGGTGCCCAAGCCGTGCAGATCTTCGACAGCTGGGGTGGTGCGCTCGCCTACGGCAAGTATCAGGAATTTTCGCTCGCCTACATGCAACGCATCATCGACGGCCTGATCCGAGAGCACGATGGCCGCCGCGTGCCGGTGATCGTGTTCACCAAGGGCGGTGGATTGTGGCTGGAAGACATCGCCAATACGGGTTGCGATGCAGTGGGCCTGGACTGGACCGTGGACCTGGCCGATGCGCGTCGCCGCGTGGGTGCAAAGGTCGCCCTGCAAGGCAACTTCGACCCGGTGGCCCTGATGGCCAATCCGCAGGCCATTGAATCCGAGGTCGAGCGTTTGTTGGCCAGCTACGGCGTAGGCAGTGGCCATGTCTTCAATCTGGGCCATGGTATTTCGCAGCACACGCCACCGGATCATGTGACGGCTTTGGTGAATGCCGTGCACAAACATTCGCGGTCGTATCACACGGCTGTTTGA